The Candidatus Binataceae bacterium genome includes a region encoding these proteins:
- a CDS encoding isocitrate/isopropylmalate family dehydrogenase: MIKARRAAAGSHQVTLISGDGVGPEVIGAAVEVIAATGIKIDWDRQAAGANAFRRFGNPVPEDLLQSMLRTRVALKGPLETRVAEGFRSINVLLRKTFDLYANLRPTISFAGIPSPFRNVNLTVVRENTEDLYAGIEHEVAPGVVESIKIITAKASTRIAKFAFDYARRTGRKSLTAIHKANIMKLSDGLFLKCARAVAKQYPEIKYTEQIVDAACMRLVTAPAAFDVLLLENLYGDIVSDLCAGLVGGLGLVPGANYGDKGAIFEAVHGTANDIAGKNIANPVAAILSSAMLLDYLGHPREGDKIRASVSAVLRAGRTLTRDLGGKASTSEMAAAVVRALARS, encoded by the coding sequence GGCGCAGCGGTCGAAGTGATTGCGGCGACCGGGATTAAAATCGACTGGGATCGGCAGGCCGCCGGCGCCAACGCCTTCCGCCGCTTCGGCAATCCCGTGCCGGAAGACTTGCTGCAATCGATGTTGCGGACGCGAGTCGCGCTCAAGGGTCCGCTCGAAACGCGTGTCGCCGAGGGCTTTCGCTCGATCAACGTGCTGCTGCGCAAAACCTTCGACCTCTACGCGAACCTGCGCCCGACGATCAGCTTCGCCGGTATCCCGTCGCCGTTCCGTAACGTGAACCTGACTGTGGTGCGCGAAAATACCGAGGATCTCTACGCCGGTATCGAGCACGAAGTTGCGCCGGGCGTTGTCGAGAGCATCAAGATCATCACCGCCAAGGCCTCGACCCGAATCGCGAAGTTCGCTTTCGATTACGCGCGCCGCACCGGCCGCAAATCGCTCACCGCGATTCACAAAGCCAACATCATGAAGCTGTCCGACGGCCTGTTTCTGAAATGCGCGCGCGCCGTCGCGAAGCAGTATCCCGAGATCAAGTACACCGAGCAGATTGTCGATGCGGCCTGCATGCGGCTCGTGACAGCGCCGGCCGCGTTTGACGTATTGCTGCTGGAAAATCTCTACGGCGATATCGTCTCGGATCTATGTGCGGGGCTAGTCGGCGGACTCGGCCTCGTGCCGGGTGCGAACTACGGCGACAAGGGTGCGATCTTCGAGGCCGTCCACGGCACCGCTAACGACATCGCCGGCAAGAACATCGCAAACCCGGTCGCCGCGATCCTCTCAAGCGCGATGTTGCTCGACTATCTCGGCCATCCGCGCGAAGGCGATAAAATCCGCGCCTCGGTAAGTGCCGTCCTCCGCGCCGGCCGCACCCTGACGCGCGATTTAGGCGGCAAAGCCAGCACCAGCGAAATGGCCGCCGCCGTAGTACGGGCGCTCGCGCGGAGTTGA